The genomic interval ATCATTACAAAACCGGCTGCAAGAAGCAGAAGTGTTGCAATTATCAATAACTTGTCTATTTCCCGTGCCTTAATCACAGCGCCTCTACCAATTTTTTAAAGACATCCCCTCTCTCCTCATAACTCTTAAACATATCAAAACTTGAACATGCAGGGGAAAGGAGGACTATGTCTCCGCTTTTTGCTGTATTGTGTGCCTTTTTAACAGCATCTTCCATTGACAAGGCGAATACAGTCTCTGTGCAGGCACCCAGCGCCTTTTTCATCTTCTGTCTTGCCTCTCCTATAAGTATCAAGAGTTTGACCTTTTCCTTTATCAAATCTTTAAGCACACTGTAGTCGCCGCCTTTGTCCTTACCACCTGCTATTAGGACAATTGGCGCATTAAACCCCTCCAGACACTTCTGCAAGGCGCCGATATTTGTGCCTTTTGAATCATCGTAATAGGAAACACCGTTGATCTCTCTTGCAAACTCTACCCTGTGCGGCAGGGCATCAAAGGCATTTATGATTTTGATTACTTCATCATCCTTTAAACCGCACATTTTTGCTGCCGCTATTACAGCCATTATGTTTTCTATGTTATGGATACCCTTAAGTTTGAAACCGACAGTTGGATATATTTCTTTTGCGCCATCAAGAGAATAAACAATCCTGTTATCCTTATAATAAACCCCCTCTTCCAGAACATGGGTGCTGCTGAAAGGGATGATACGGATTTGAGATTTGAGATTTGAGATTTGAGATTTTATAACCGGGTCATCTATATTCACAACCGCAATATCCCCTTGCCCCTGATTTTTGAATATATTAAATTTTGCATCCGCATATTCCTTAAAATTTGCGTATCTGTCCAGATGGTCCTCGGTAATGTTCAGAAGTATAGAAATATACGGCTTAAACCGTCTTATGCCCTCCAGTTGAAAACTGCTTACCTCTGCTACCACATAATCAGACCTTTCTTTTCCCATGGCATAGTCAATCAGAGGAGTACCAATATTGCCGCCCACAAAGACATCTCTGCCTGCATCACTCAAAACCCTGCCCAGCAGTGCTGTGGTTGTAGTTTTGCCATTTGTTCCTGTAACAGCAATAATAGGGGTGTCTATAAAATTATATGCCAGTTCAATCTCGCTTATAACCTCAATACCTTTCTTTCTTGCCCCCTGTATAGGTTCTATACTTGACGGCACACCCGGGCTTAAGATTATAAGGTCTGCCTCTGTAAAAATATCTGCCGGGTGTTTACCTGCTGCAACCTTTACCCCTTCCATGTCATCTGAATAAGGCAGGTCTTCTATTGGTTTTAAGTCTGTTACAGTAACAACTGCCCCCTTTTCCTTCAGGAACCTTATGGTAGAAAGTCCTGTAGATGCAAGACCGACAACAAGGACATGCTTGCCTTTCAGGTCAAACTGATTAATGCGAGAAACGATGTAACGCGGGAAACGATGTAAGGTTTCCTGCCTTTCCTGCCTTTCCCGCCTTTCTCGCATTACTTCACCTCAGTTTAAGTGTAGATATTGCTATCAAAGAAAGTATTATTGAAATTATCCAGAATCTGACAATAATCTTGGGTTCAGCCCATCCCTTGAGTTCAAAATGGTGATGGATTGGTGCCATAAGGAGAACCCTCTTCCCGCGGATCTTATAAGAGCCAACCTGAAATATTACAGAGAGCGCCTCTACAACAAAAATCCCTCCCACCAATACCAGAAGGATTTCATGCTTTGTAATAACAGCAAGTGTTCCAATAGCGCTGCCAAGTGCAAGAGAGCCTACATCACCCATAAATACCTGAGCAGGATATGTATTGAACCAGAGGAAACCAAGACTCGCACCAACCATTGCACCTGCAAATATTGTAAGTTCACCGCTTTTTGCCACATAAAGTATCTGCAGATAGTTGGCGATTTTTATGTTTCCTGTCAGGTATGCAAGGAGCATATATGTTGCAGAAACTATCATTACAGGTCCTATAGCAAGTCCATCAAGCCCGTCTGTAAGATTCACTGCATTGGACGCACCTACTACAACAAGCATGACAAACGGTATGTAAAAGACCCCCATGTCTATCATAACCTCTTTAAAAAAAGGCACTGTTACACGGGTATCAAACCCATTAAGGTACAGAAATAGGGCAACTGCAAACGCTATTAGAAACTGTCCTAAAAGTTTGTATGGGGGCAGAAGCCCGCGGCTGTCCCTTTTCACCAA from Deltaproteobacteria bacterium carries:
- a CDS encoding phospho-N-acetylmuramoyl-pentapeptide-transferase, which encodes MLYHLLYPLHTYHTVFNVFQYITFRAIYAVITALLLSFILGPYIIRKLSEMQVGQVIRKDGPPNHISKEGTPTMGGTLIIFAVVIPTLLWANLTNLYVWLLVLITLGFGAVGFIDDYIKLVKRDSRGLLPPYKLLGQFLIAFAVALFLYLNGFDTRVTVPFFKEVMIDMGVFYIPFVMLVVVGASNAVNLTDGLDGLAIGPVMIVSATYMLLAYLTGNIKIANYLQILYVAKSGELTIFAGAMVGASLGFLWFNTYPAQVFMGDVGSLALGSAIGTLAVITKHEILLVLVGGIFVVEALSVIFQVGSYKIRGKRVLLMAPIHHHFELKGWAEPKIIVRFWIISIILSLIAISTLKLR
- a CDS encoding UDP-N-acetylmuramoyl-L-alanine--D-glutamate ligase yields the protein MRERRERQERQETLHRFPRYIVSRINQFDLKGKHVLVVGLASTGLSTIRFLKEKGAVVTVTDLKPIEDLPYSDDMEGVKVAAGKHPADIFTEADLIILSPGVPSSIEPIQGARKKGIEVISEIELAYNFIDTPIIAVTGTNGKTTTTALLGRVLSDAGRDVFVGGNIGTPLIDYAMGKERSDYVVAEVSSFQLEGIRRFKPYISILLNITEDHLDRYANFKEYADAKFNIFKNQGQGDIAVVNIDDPVIKSQISNLKSQIRIIPFSSTHVLEEGVYYKDNRIVYSLDGAKEIYPTVGFKLKGIHNIENIMAVIAAAKMCGLKDDEVIKIINAFDALPHRVEFAREINGVSYYDDSKGTNIGALQKCLEGFNAPIVLIAGGKDKGGDYSVLKDLIKEKVKLLILIGEARQKMKKALGACTETVFALSMEDAVKKAHNTAKSGDIVLLSPACSSFDMFKSYEERGDVFKKLVEAL